Proteins from a single region of Salvelinus fontinalis isolate EN_2023a chromosome 15, ASM2944872v1, whole genome shotgun sequence:
- the ptgr2 gene encoding prostaglandin reductase 2 isoform X2, with protein MFNQWENMQNVGQNPSPTVGQLGSSSPLELTFIHPVKYLANCSCSLRFQTQQCHYSHLPAFLLRKREIPMRGEHGTDGEPVPGHFHVEEAIVGPFLKEGQVLVRTLFLSVDPYMRCRMNEDTGAEYLAPWGLSECVDGGGIGVVELSRCDSLSVDDVVTSFNWHWQTQCLMDEKLLQKVEPQLVDGHISYFLGAVGMPGLTALLGVREKGHVTEGANQTMVVSGAAGACGSIAGQIGRVEGCTRVVGICGSDEKCRVLVEDLGFSAAVNYRQGDVATALKESCPNGVDVYFDNVGGPISDAVIAQMNNDGHVILCGQISQYNKDVPYPPPLCDETQEALQSKNITRERFMVLNYMEKHEAGIIQLSQWVKEGQIKVGGNLRQIIQRCWRR; from the exons ATGTTTAATCAATGGGAGAATATGCAGAATGTTGGCCAAAATCCTTCTCCTACTGTCGGCCAGTTGGGTTCCTCATCACCACTTGAACtgacatttatacatccggtcaAATATCTTGCTAATTGTTCTTGCTCACTGCGGTTTCAGACACAACAATGTCATTATAGTCATCTGCCTGCCTTTTTGCTACGTAAGCGCGAAATTCCAATGCGAGGTGAGCACG GGACTGATGGAGAGCCAGTCCCTGGTCATTTCCATGTGGAAGAGGCGATTGTAGGACCTTTTCTGAAAGAAGGACAAGTCCTTGTCCGGactctcttcctgtctgttgACCCTTACATG CGATGTCGCATGAACGAAGACACAGGTGCTGAGTACCTGGCTCCATGGGGGCTGTCGGAGTGCGTGGACGGTGGCGGCATCGGGGTGGTTGAGTTAAGCCGCTGCGATAGCCTCTCTGTGGATGACGTGGTCACCTCGTTCAACTGGCACTGGCAGACACAATGTTTGATGGATGAAAAGCTCTTACAGAAG GTTGAGCCACAGCTGGTTGATGGACACATATCCTACTTCCTGGGTGCAGTTGGCATGCCTGGCCTCACTGCACTATTGGGTGTTAGAGAGAAGGGTCATGTGACCGAAGGAGCAAATCAGACCATGGTGGTCAGTGGCGCTGCAGGGGCTTGTGGATCTATAGCTGGGCAG ATTGGCCGTGTGGAAGGTTGTACCAGGGTGGTGGGGATCTGTGGGTCTGACGAGAAGTGCAGAGTCCTTGTGGAGGATCTGGGGTTCTCTGCAGCAGTCAACTACCGTCAGGGGGACGTAGCCACAGCACTAAAGGAGAGTTGTCCTAATGGAGTGGATGTCTACTTTGACAATGTGGGAGGGCCCATAAGCGATGCTGTAATAGCACAG ATGAACAATGATGGTCATGTGATCCTCTGTGGACAGATCTCCCAGTACAACAAGGACGTGCCCTACCCACCACCTCTCTGTGACGAGACTCAGGAGGCACTGCAAAGTAAAAACATCACCAG GGAGCGGTTTATGGTGCTGAACTACATGGAGAAACACGAAGCCGGCATAATCCAGCTCAGTCAGTGGGTTAAAGAGGGGCAGATCAAG GTGGGTGGAAATTTGAGACAAATTATCCAAAG GTGTTGGAGACGGTAG
- the ptgr2 gene encoding prostaglandin reductase 2 isoform X1, translating into MFNQWENMQNVGQNPSPTVGQLGSSSPLELTFIHPVKYLANCSCSLRFQTQQCHYSHLPAFLLRKREIPMRGEHGTDGEPVPGHFHVEEAIVGPFLKEGQVLVRTLFLSVDPYMRCRMNEDTGAEYLAPWGLSECVDGGGIGVVELSRCDSLSVDDVVTSFNWHWQTQCLMDEKLLQKVEPQLVDGHISYFLGAVGMPGLTALLGVREKGHVTEGANQTMVVSGAAGACGSIAGQIGRVEGCTRVVGICGSDEKCRVLVEDLGFSAAVNYRQGDVATALKESCPNGVDVYFDNVGGPISDAVIAQMNNDGHVILCGQISQYNKDVPYPPPLCDETQEALQSKNITRERFMVLNYMEKHEAGIIQLSQWVKEGQIKVLETVVNGIENMGVAFCSMMKGGNIGKQVIKISD; encoded by the exons ATGTTTAATCAATGGGAGAATATGCAGAATGTTGGCCAAAATCCTTCTCCTACTGTCGGCCAGTTGGGTTCCTCATCACCACTTGAACtgacatttatacatccggtcaAATATCTTGCTAATTGTTCTTGCTCACTGCGGTTTCAGACACAACAATGTCATTATAGTCATCTGCCTGCCTTTTTGCTACGTAAGCGCGAAATTCCAATGCGAGGTGAGCACG GGACTGATGGAGAGCCAGTCCCTGGTCATTTCCATGTGGAAGAGGCGATTGTAGGACCTTTTCTGAAAGAAGGACAAGTCCTTGTCCGGactctcttcctgtctgttgACCCTTACATG CGATGTCGCATGAACGAAGACACAGGTGCTGAGTACCTGGCTCCATGGGGGCTGTCGGAGTGCGTGGACGGTGGCGGCATCGGGGTGGTTGAGTTAAGCCGCTGCGATAGCCTCTCTGTGGATGACGTGGTCACCTCGTTCAACTGGCACTGGCAGACACAATGTTTGATGGATGAAAAGCTCTTACAGAAG GTTGAGCCACAGCTGGTTGATGGACACATATCCTACTTCCTGGGTGCAGTTGGCATGCCTGGCCTCACTGCACTATTGGGTGTTAGAGAGAAGGGTCATGTGACCGAAGGAGCAAATCAGACCATGGTGGTCAGTGGCGCTGCAGGGGCTTGTGGATCTATAGCTGGGCAG ATTGGCCGTGTGGAAGGTTGTACCAGGGTGGTGGGGATCTGTGGGTCTGACGAGAAGTGCAGAGTCCTTGTGGAGGATCTGGGGTTCTCTGCAGCAGTCAACTACCGTCAGGGGGACGTAGCCACAGCACTAAAGGAGAGTTGTCCTAATGGAGTGGATGTCTACTTTGACAATGTGGGAGGGCCCATAAGCGATGCTGTAATAGCACAG ATGAACAATGATGGTCATGTGATCCTCTGTGGACAGATCTCCCAGTACAACAAGGACGTGCCCTACCCACCACCTCTCTGTGACGAGACTCAGGAGGCACTGCAAAGTAAAAACATCACCAG GGAGCGGTTTATGGTGCTGAACTACATGGAGAAACACGAAGCCGGCATAATCCAGCTCAGTCAGTGGGTTAAAGAGGGGCAGATCAAG GTGTTGGAGACGGTAGTAAATGGCATTGAGAATATGGGAG TGGCCTTTTGCTCCATGATGAAAGGAGGAAACATTGGTAAACAGGTCATTAAAATATCAGATTGA
- the ptgr2 gene encoding prostaglandin reductase 2 isoform X5 → MKSSYRSFLQVEPQLVDGHISYFLGAVGMPGLTALLGVREKGHVTEGANQTMVVSGAAGACGSIAGQIGRVEGCTRVVGICGSDEKCRVLVEDLGFSAAVNYRQGDVATALKESCPNGVDVYFDNVGGPISDAVIAQMNNDGHVILCGQISQYNKDVPYPPPLCDETQEALQSKNITRERFMVLNYMEKHEAGIIQLSQWVKEGQIKVLETVVNGIENMGVAFCSMMKGGNIGKQVIKISD, encoded by the exons ATGAAAAGCTCTTACAGAAG TTTTCTACAGGTTGAGCCACAGCTGGTTGATGGACACATATCCTACTTCCTGGGTGCAGTTGGCATGCCTGGCCTCACTGCACTATTGGGTGTTAGAGAGAAGGGTCATGTGACCGAAGGAGCAAATCAGACCATGGTGGTCAGTGGCGCTGCAGGGGCTTGTGGATCTATAGCTGGGCAG ATTGGCCGTGTGGAAGGTTGTACCAGGGTGGTGGGGATCTGTGGGTCTGACGAGAAGTGCAGAGTCCTTGTGGAGGATCTGGGGTTCTCTGCAGCAGTCAACTACCGTCAGGGGGACGTAGCCACAGCACTAAAGGAGAGTTGTCCTAATGGAGTGGATGTCTACTTTGACAATGTGGGAGGGCCCATAAGCGATGCTGTAATAGCACAG ATGAACAATGATGGTCATGTGATCCTCTGTGGACAGATCTCCCAGTACAACAAGGACGTGCCCTACCCACCACCTCTCTGTGACGAGACTCAGGAGGCACTGCAAAGTAAAAACATCACCAG GGAGCGGTTTATGGTGCTGAACTACATGGAGAAACACGAAGCCGGCATAATCCAGCTCAGTCAGTGGGTTAAAGAGGGGCAGATCAAG GTGTTGGAGACGGTAGTAAATGGCATTGAGAATATGGGAG TGGCCTTTTGCTCCATGATGAAAGGAGGAAACATTGGTAAACAGGTCATTAAAATATCAGATTGA
- the ptgr2 gene encoding prostaglandin reductase 2 isoform X4 yields the protein MRCRMNEDTGAEYLAPWGLSECVDGGGIGVVELSRCDSLSVDDVVTSFNWHWQTQCLMDEKLLQKVEPQLVDGHISYFLGAVGMPGLTALLGVREKGHVTEGANQTMVVSGAAGACGSIAGQIGRVEGCTRVVGICGSDEKCRVLVEDLGFSAAVNYRQGDVATALKESCPNGVDVYFDNVGGPISDAVIAQMNNDGHVILCGQISQYNKDVPYPPPLCDETQEALQSKNITRERFMVLNYMEKHEAGIIQLSQWVKEGQIKVLETVVNGIENMGVAFCSMMKGGNIGKQVIKISD from the exons ATG CGATGTCGCATGAACGAAGACACAGGTGCTGAGTACCTGGCTCCATGGGGGCTGTCGGAGTGCGTGGACGGTGGCGGCATCGGGGTGGTTGAGTTAAGCCGCTGCGATAGCCTCTCTGTGGATGACGTGGTCACCTCGTTCAACTGGCACTGGCAGACACAATGTTTGATGGATGAAAAGCTCTTACAGAAG GTTGAGCCACAGCTGGTTGATGGACACATATCCTACTTCCTGGGTGCAGTTGGCATGCCTGGCCTCACTGCACTATTGGGTGTTAGAGAGAAGGGTCATGTGACCGAAGGAGCAAATCAGACCATGGTGGTCAGTGGCGCTGCAGGGGCTTGTGGATCTATAGCTGGGCAG ATTGGCCGTGTGGAAGGTTGTACCAGGGTGGTGGGGATCTGTGGGTCTGACGAGAAGTGCAGAGTCCTTGTGGAGGATCTGGGGTTCTCTGCAGCAGTCAACTACCGTCAGGGGGACGTAGCCACAGCACTAAAGGAGAGTTGTCCTAATGGAGTGGATGTCTACTTTGACAATGTGGGAGGGCCCATAAGCGATGCTGTAATAGCACAG ATGAACAATGATGGTCATGTGATCCTCTGTGGACAGATCTCCCAGTACAACAAGGACGTGCCCTACCCACCACCTCTCTGTGACGAGACTCAGGAGGCACTGCAAAGTAAAAACATCACCAG GGAGCGGTTTATGGTGCTGAACTACATGGAGAAACACGAAGCCGGCATAATCCAGCTCAGTCAGTGGGTTAAAGAGGGGCAGATCAAG GTGTTGGAGACGGTAGTAAATGGCATTGAGAATATGGGAG TGGCCTTTTGCTCCATGATGAAAGGAGGAAACATTGGTAAACAGGTCATTAAAATATCAGATTGA
- the ptgr2 gene encoding prostaglandin reductase 2 isoform X3 codes for MLLVQRVVLNSRPGTDGEPVPGHFHVEEAIVGPFLKEGQVLVRTLFLSVDPYMRCRMNEDTGAEYLAPWGLSECVDGGGIGVVELSRCDSLSVDDVVTSFNWHWQTQCLMDEKLLQKVEPQLVDGHISYFLGAVGMPGLTALLGVREKGHVTEGANQTMVVSGAAGACGSIAGQIGRVEGCTRVVGICGSDEKCRVLVEDLGFSAAVNYRQGDVATALKESCPNGVDVYFDNVGGPISDAVIAQMNNDGHVILCGQISQYNKDVPYPPPLCDETQEALQSKNITRERFMVLNYMEKHEAGIIQLSQWVKEGQIKVLETVVNGIENMGVAFCSMMKGGNIGKQVIKISD; via the exons ATGTTGCTTGTGCAGAGAGTGGTGCTTAACTCCCGACCTG GGACTGATGGAGAGCCAGTCCCTGGTCATTTCCATGTGGAAGAGGCGATTGTAGGACCTTTTCTGAAAGAAGGACAAGTCCTTGTCCGGactctcttcctgtctgttgACCCTTACATG CGATGTCGCATGAACGAAGACACAGGTGCTGAGTACCTGGCTCCATGGGGGCTGTCGGAGTGCGTGGACGGTGGCGGCATCGGGGTGGTTGAGTTAAGCCGCTGCGATAGCCTCTCTGTGGATGACGTGGTCACCTCGTTCAACTGGCACTGGCAGACACAATGTTTGATGGATGAAAAGCTCTTACAGAAG GTTGAGCCACAGCTGGTTGATGGACACATATCCTACTTCCTGGGTGCAGTTGGCATGCCTGGCCTCACTGCACTATTGGGTGTTAGAGAGAAGGGTCATGTGACCGAAGGAGCAAATCAGACCATGGTGGTCAGTGGCGCTGCAGGGGCTTGTGGATCTATAGCTGGGCAG ATTGGCCGTGTGGAAGGTTGTACCAGGGTGGTGGGGATCTGTGGGTCTGACGAGAAGTGCAGAGTCCTTGTGGAGGATCTGGGGTTCTCTGCAGCAGTCAACTACCGTCAGGGGGACGTAGCCACAGCACTAAAGGAGAGTTGTCCTAATGGAGTGGATGTCTACTTTGACAATGTGGGAGGGCCCATAAGCGATGCTGTAATAGCACAG ATGAACAATGATGGTCATGTGATCCTCTGTGGACAGATCTCCCAGTACAACAAGGACGTGCCCTACCCACCACCTCTCTGTGACGAGACTCAGGAGGCACTGCAAAGTAAAAACATCACCAG GGAGCGGTTTATGGTGCTGAACTACATGGAGAAACACGAAGCCGGCATAATCCAGCTCAGTCAGTGGGTTAAAGAGGGGCAGATCAAG GTGTTGGAGACGGTAGTAAATGGCATTGAGAATATGGGAG TGGCCTTTTGCTCCATGATGAAAGGAGGAAACATTGGTAAACAGGTCATTAAAATATCAGATTGA